A portion of the Croceibacterium sp. TMG7-5b_MA50 genome contains these proteins:
- a CDS encoding glycoside hydrolase family 88 protein, translating into MFVRMLALLAAAMIASPATASAQGSAIPAGEAEPIALATRLAEWQLARMQDADLISRATHATRNPRAWEQAVFWVGMTALADAGAPPAIRDAIIAMGRGNDWRPGERPYFADDHVITQSYLWAAANGMGPAARTATQATFDRVVDRPAVTTLAFHVPPEGYDAAECLTRWCWCDALFMAPPAMLELSRQTGDPKYRDFALREFWAITDFLYDPAERLYFRDSRFFDRRDEQQRKLFWARGNGWVFAGMARIIPYLPEGSAERERMVTLFRQMADRLRSLQKADGTWAPSLLAPEGSPRESSGTGFFTYGIAWGVRQGILPRAEYEPVARRGWAALVDSIQPDGRLGWVQQVSDRPEEVAASDTQYYGVGAFLLAATEIARLDSAPR; encoded by the coding sequence ATGTTTGTCCGAATGCTGGCGCTGCTCGCCGCCGCGATGATCGCCAGCCCCGCCACCGCCAGCGCGCAAGGATCCGCGATACCCGCCGGGGAGGCGGAGCCCATCGCCCTCGCCACCCGGCTGGCCGAATGGCAACTCGCCCGCATGCAGGACGCGGACCTCATCAGCCGCGCCACCCATGCGACCCGCAATCCGCGCGCGTGGGAGCAGGCGGTGTTCTGGGTCGGCATGACCGCGCTGGCCGATGCGGGCGCCCCGCCGGCCATTCGTGACGCGATCATCGCCATGGGCCGCGGCAACGACTGGCGCCCGGGCGAACGCCCCTACTTCGCGGATGACCACGTGATCACGCAAAGCTATCTGTGGGCGGCGGCGAACGGCATGGGCCCGGCCGCACGCACGGCGACGCAGGCGACGTTCGACCGGGTGGTCGATCGGCCGGCCGTCACCACGCTGGCGTTCCACGTCCCGCCGGAAGGGTACGACGCGGCCGAGTGCCTGACCCGCTGGTGCTGGTGCGACGCGCTGTTCATGGCGCCGCCGGCCATGCTGGAACTGAGCCGGCAGACCGGCGACCCCAAATACCGCGACTTCGCCCTGCGCGAGTTCTGGGCCATCACCGACTTCCTCTACGATCCGGCGGAGCGGCTGTATTTCCGTGACAGCCGCTTCTTCGACCGGCGCGACGAACAGCAGCGCAAGCTGTTCTGGGCGCGCGGCAATGGCTGGGTGTTCGCCGGCATGGCCCGGATCATCCCCTATTTGCCCGAAGGCAGCGCGGAGCGGGAGCGGATGGTGACGCTGTTCCGCCAGATGGCGGACAGGTTGCGCAGCCTGCAAAAGGCCGACGGGACCTGGGCACCGTCCCTGCTCGCGCCCGAAGGGTCGCCGCGTGAATCCAGCGGCACCGGCTTCTTCACCTATGGCATAGCGTGGGGTGTGCGCCAAGGCATCCTGCCGCGCGCCGAGTACGAGCCTGTTGCGCGACGCGGCTGGGCGGCTCTGGTGGACTCGATCCAGCCGGACGGGCGGCTCGGCTGGGTCCAGCAGGTGAGCGACCGGCCCGAGGAAGTGGCCGCATCGGACACGCAATATTACGGAGTCGGCGCCTTCCTGCTGGCCGCGACCGAGATCGCCCGACTTGACAGTGCCCCCCGGTGA
- a CDS encoding TonB-dependent receptor produces the protein MARRVLVGAASLGALAVHLLAVPALAQGAPQPDSPTAPTAVLSDAQDEGAGEEIVVTGFRRSLAEGLELKREAIGVRDSIVAEDIGKFPEANIADSLQRIPGVILGRDGASNEGQRISIRGLGSDFTVTTINMAPVRTTSSLNVGSSARDFNYDVFPSELFGRVDVYKTPLANLEEGGIGGNVDLQTPRPFDSNGRVIRYTAQANYNTQSKEWGPRGSLLVSDTMGDFGALFGIAYSRTVNERSGFQSTGGYNSSVIGSGGYNTPAGRPRPLVGPFEFQLDLDNPRANFGSLSRDQVANGYLPRFYRVFASNNERERLGLVGSLQYKTDRLDVSLDGIYSRLTDSSDEYTFGVPVRNSRTVRGTTSPPGRGTNSGLIPLNVQLDEYNNLYGTFGNTSLLTESFYRDGETEFLYGILRAQYQISDNLTLSAQGNLSKSEAHLSQNRIVSNIYSVDTTFDPSADVSYPTISSPVDFTNPRNWTDPSLGFGDSFEDDKQRNARAVLDWTVFDDGERMFAVKFGGSYVSTTKEVARRDSSGLAATRTLPGGGTFRTIDVFSYMDPFVQFGALRNGGNDGFPSQFATFSRDFVLNTLDANGANEEAPFLLNGAFEAEEAVATGFLEGNFKVPLFGSELRGNVGLRYSDTRTIINNYVSAGAGRFEPAERRGGYDNWLPSASLAFDVTPELTLRASGGRTITRNALSTIAGSTVVPNVFNADVTVGNPDLLPQIADQYDLVAEWYFAPGGLLSAGVFQKDIRNRPFAFQDFVPFGSLGLSPSAFNATSLGFPDGNIPDDFQIRRTVTINQGDLNLRGLELAYQQNFTFLPDPFDGLGVTSSFTYIDQEGGDFVASSGTTRSISFVPEYSYSITGFYEKGPFSLRGSYNYRAKTGTSFNNLGNDQIVYFAPQGYLDGTVSYRINDYIELRLDALNITNVNTYTYYENPDQPDGNGLSRRDNSFFNGTTIAFGIRGRI, from the coding sequence ATGGCACGACGCGTTCTGGTTGGCGCAGCATCCCTCGGCGCACTCGCCGTCCATTTGCTGGCAGTGCCGGCCCTCGCCCAAGGCGCGCCGCAGCCGGACAGCCCCACCGCCCCGACCGCTGTGCTCTCCGATGCGCAGGACGAAGGCGCCGGCGAGGAGATCGTCGTCACCGGGTTCCGCCGCAGCCTTGCCGAAGGGCTGGAGCTGAAGCGGGAGGCGATCGGCGTGCGCGATTCGATCGTCGCGGAAGACATCGGCAAGTTCCCGGAGGCGAACATCGCGGATTCGCTGCAGCGTATCCCCGGCGTGATCCTGGGGCGCGACGGCGCCTCCAACGAAGGACAGCGGATCAGCATTCGGGGCCTCGGGTCGGACTTCACGGTGACCACCATCAACATGGCGCCGGTCCGCACGACCTCCTCGCTCAATGTCGGCTCGTCCGCGCGGGACTTCAATTACGACGTCTTCCCGTCGGAGCTGTTCGGCCGGGTGGACGTCTACAAGACCCCGCTCGCCAATCTGGAGGAAGGGGGCATCGGCGGCAATGTCGACCTGCAGACCCCGCGTCCGTTCGACAGCAATGGCCGCGTGATCCGCTACACCGCTCAGGCCAATTACAACACGCAGTCGAAGGAATGGGGCCCGCGCGGATCGCTGCTGGTCAGCGACACCATGGGCGATTTCGGCGCCCTGTTCGGCATCGCCTATTCGCGCACGGTGAACGAACGGTCGGGCTTCCAGTCCACTGGCGGGTACAATTCCTCCGTCATCGGATCGGGCGGGTACAACACGCCCGCCGGACGGCCCCGCCCGCTGGTCGGCCCATTCGAATTCCAGCTCGACCTCGACAATCCGCGGGCCAATTTCGGCAGCCTGTCGCGCGATCAAGTCGCCAATGGCTACCTGCCCCGCTTCTATCGGGTATTCGCCTCCAACAACGAGCGTGAACGGCTCGGCCTGGTCGGCTCCCTCCAGTACAAGACGGACCGGCTGGATGTGAGCCTGGACGGCATCTATTCGCGGCTGACCGACAGTTCGGACGAATATACGTTCGGCGTGCCGGTGCGTAACAGCCGCACGGTGCGCGGCACCACAAGCCCGCCGGGGCGCGGCACCAATTCCGGCCTGATCCCGCTGAACGTGCAGCTTGACGAATACAACAATCTGTACGGCACGTTCGGCAATACATCGCTGCTGACCGAAAGCTTCTACCGCGATGGGGAGACCGAATTCCTGTACGGCATCCTGCGCGCGCAATACCAGATCAGCGATAACCTGACGCTTTCGGCGCAGGGCAATCTCAGCAAGAGCGAGGCGCACCTTTCGCAGAACCGCATCGTCAGCAACATCTACAGCGTCGACACCACCTTCGATCCGTCGGCCGATGTCAGCTACCCCACGATTTCCTCCCCGGTCGACTTCACCAATCCGCGCAACTGGACGGACCCTTCGCTCGGCTTCGGCGACTCGTTCGAGGACGACAAGCAGCGCAACGCCCGCGCGGTGCTGGACTGGACTGTGTTCGACGATGGGGAGCGGATGTTCGCGGTCAAGTTCGGCGGCAGCTACGTCTCCACCACGAAGGAGGTCGCACGGCGCGACAGCAGCGGCCTGGCCGCGACCCGCACCCTGCCAGGCGGCGGCACATTCCGCACGATCGACGTCTTCTCCTACATGGATCCGTTCGTGCAGTTTGGCGCGCTGCGCAATGGCGGCAATGACGGCTTCCCGTCGCAATTCGCCACGTTCTCCCGCGATTTCGTGCTGAACACGCTGGATGCGAACGGCGCGAACGAGGAAGCGCCCTTCCTGCTGAACGGCGCGTTCGAGGCGGAGGAGGCGGTCGCCACCGGCTTCCTGGAAGGCAATTTCAAGGTGCCGCTGTTCGGCAGCGAGTTGCGCGGCAATGTGGGCCTCCGCTATTCCGACACGCGCACCATCATCAACAATTACGTCAGCGCGGGCGCCGGCCGGTTTGAACCGGCGGAACGGCGCGGCGGGTACGACAACTGGCTGCCGTCGGCGAGCCTGGCCTTCGACGTCACGCCCGAACTGACGCTGCGCGCATCGGGTGGGCGCACGATCACCCGCAATGCCCTGTCCACCATCGCCGGCAGCACGGTGGTGCCCAACGTGTTCAACGCGGACGTGACGGTCGGCAATCCCGACCTACTGCCGCAGATCGCCGACCAGTACGACCTGGTGGCGGAATGGTACTTCGCCCCCGGCGGGCTGCTGAGCGCCGGCGTGTTCCAGAAGGACATCCGCAACCGCCCCTTCGCTTTCCAGGACTTCGTGCCCTTTGGCTCGCTCGGCCTGTCGCCCAGTGCGTTCAACGCAACCTCGCTGGGCTTCCCGGACGGCAACATCCCCGACGATTTCCAGATCCGCCGCACGGTGACGATCAACCAGGGCGACCTGAACCTGCGCGGGCTGGAACTTGCCTACCAGCAGAACTTCACCTTCCTGCCCGATCCGTTCGACGGATTGGGCGTGACCAGCAGCTTCACCTATATCGATCAGGAAGGCGGTGACTTCGTCGCATCGTCTGGCACCACGCGGTCGATCTCCTTCGTGCCCGAATATTCGTACAGCATCACCGGCTTCTACGAAAAGGGTCCGTTCTCACTGCGCGGGTCGTACAATTACCGGGCGAAGACGGGCACGTCGTTCAACAATCTGGGCAACGACCAGATCGTGTACTTCGCCCCGCAGGGCTATCTGGACGGTACCGTCAGCTACCGCATCAACGATTATATCGAGCTGCGGCTGGATGCGCTGAACATCACCAACGTCAACACCTACACCTATTACGAGAACCCGGATCAGCCCGACGGCAACGGCCTGTCGCGGCGCGACAATTCCTTCTTCAACGGTACCACCATCGCGTTCGGTATTCGGGGAAGGATCTGA
- a CDS encoding cellulase family glycosylhydrolase codes for MTHSIDRRAFLAGSAVLAGCTAAGPHPATGGHRPAAFIRRDGMRLMAGTEPYRFVGANVWYAAWLGADAPYGDRARLRRELDTLRAMGVTNLRIMASGEEGPLRNSIKPGFRDAGEDYNAALLGGLDFALAEMAARGMRAVLALTNFWEWSGGMMTYLTYVNGGRYIDMNDPAHPWPAFANMNAQFYASEAAQALYRDWIRTIVTRTNGVTGMRYADDPTIMSWQLANEPRPAGDMAHADLPQFTGWVEGTARFIKSLDPNHLVSTGSEGLKGSLEQPDIALAAHRPDAIDYLTVHIWPNNWGWVDQRDLPGTYDGGQAQVADYIARHEALARQLGKPMVIEEFGYPRDGGSNDPAAPTTYKDRFYRQIHAATLRSMDESGPIVGTNFWAWNGEARAAHADYRFRDGDRQYMGDPPHEPQGWYGIFTGDSTIRLIADHAAAIGRVPA; via the coding sequence GTGACGCACAGCATCGATCGCCGCGCTTTCTTAGCGGGCAGCGCCGTTCTGGCCGGCTGCACCGCCGCCGGCCCCCATCCAGCCACCGGCGGCCATCGTCCCGCCGCGTTCATCCGCCGCGACGGCATGCGCCTGATGGCGGGGACGGAGCCGTACCGCTTCGTCGGGGCGAATGTCTGGTACGCCGCCTGGCTCGGCGCCGATGCGCCCTATGGCGACCGTGCACGGCTGCGGCGCGAGCTGGACACGCTGCGGGCGATGGGCGTCACCAATCTGCGCATCATGGCCTCGGGCGAGGAAGGCCCCTTGCGCAACTCGATCAAGCCGGGCTTCCGCGATGCGGGCGAAGATTACAACGCGGCGCTGCTGGGCGGTCTCGATTTCGCCCTGGCGGAGATGGCCGCGCGGGGCATGCGGGCGGTGCTGGCACTGACCAATTTTTGGGAATGGTCGGGCGGCATGATGACCTACCTCACTTACGTGAATGGCGGCCGTTACATCGACATGAACGATCCGGCGCATCCCTGGCCGGCCTTTGCCAACATGAATGCGCAGTTCTACGCCAGCGAGGCGGCGCAGGCGCTGTATCGCGACTGGATCCGCACAATTGTGACCCGCACCAACGGCGTGACGGGCATGCGCTATGCCGACGATCCCACGATCATGAGCTGGCAGCTCGCCAACGAGCCGCGCCCGGCGGGCGACATGGCGCATGCCGACCTGCCGCAATTCACCGGCTGGGTGGAGGGAACGGCCCGCTTCATCAAGTCGCTCGACCCCAATCACCTGGTGTCCACCGGCAGCGAGGGGCTGAAGGGTTCGCTGGAGCAGCCGGACATCGCGCTCGCAGCGCACCGGCCGGATGCGATCGACTACCTGACCGTGCATATTTGGCCCAACAACTGGGGCTGGGTGGATCAGCGGGACCTGCCCGGCACCTATGACGGTGGGCAGGCGCAGGTGGCCGACTACATCGCCCGACACGAGGCGCTGGCCCGCCAGTTGGGCAAGCCCATGGTGATCGAGGAATTCGGCTACCCCCGCGATGGCGGCAGCAACGATCCGGCGGCGCCCACCACCTACAAGGATCGCTTCTACCGCCAGATACATGCCGCCACGCTGCGTAGCATGGACGAGAGTGGGCCGATCGTGGGGACGAACTTCTGGGCCTGGAATGGGGAGGCGCGCGCGGCGCATGCCGACTACCGCTTCCGCGACGGAGACCGGCAATATATGGGCGACCCCCCGCACGAACCGCAGGGCTGGTACGGCATCTTCACCGGCGACAGCACGATCCGCCTGATCGCCGACCATGCCGCCGCGATCGGGCGGGTGCCGGCCTAA
- a CDS encoding glycoside hydrolase family 97 protein: MRAGSLLAGAALGCLLALPALAQSPAQPLELQSPDGRNVVRVATDAQSRPTYTVLRDGQVILAPSAIVLELTDDRIGPGMAIAGADRRDGAETYPIVAGKAAEGGAPYRELTVHFRESGAEPRSMDVVLRAYDDGVAFRTVLPVQPRTAATLVRDELTEFRFAQAYECWGFNTGSFGRSHEGEFDPIDTTRTHEHNLFDVPFLCRTDRAAFALAEADLTDFAGMYLTGRGDGGLGLRAKLSPSLDDPRVAVRTRVGSPVATPWRVVMLGDHAGELLDSTLLTDLAEPSRLADTGWIKPGLSAWDWWNGPSLAAVPQAGINTATAKAFIDFAAANGLPYMMVDEGWYAGAGGAGVVRPGADVTRTAPGFDLAEVVRYGRDRGVGIWLWTNWRALDAQMEEALTVYEQAGVAGIKVDFMDRDDQWMVNWYTKLLSAAARHRLMVNLHGAFAPRGLTRTFPNFMTQEGVLGAEYNKWTGRITAEHNVMLAYTRGMLGPMDYTPGGFRNTAPADFTVQSTLPNVQTTRAHGLAMYAVYLSPVGMVSDSPDTYAASPAGLDFIRQVPASWDETRFLAGEVGEWIAVARRKGTDWYVGVMNGLEGRTVELPLAKLGPAFTVEHWLDGSAPDAVETGSRQVHTRRPLRVKLAPSGGAAMILRPAAD; the protein is encoded by the coding sequence ATGCGTGCGGGAAGTCTGTTGGCCGGCGCGGCCTTGGGCTGTCTCCTCGCGCTGCCGGCGCTGGCGCAAAGCCCGGCGCAACCGCTGGAATTGCAATCGCCCGATGGCCGCAACGTGGTGCGCGTGGCGACCGATGCGCAAAGCCGCCCGACTTACACGGTGCTGCGCGACGGGCAGGTGATCCTGGCCCCGTCCGCCATCGTGCTGGAGTTGACCGATGATCGCATCGGCCCCGGCATGGCCATCGCTGGTGCCGACCGGCGCGACGGGGCCGAGACCTACCCCATCGTGGCCGGCAAGGCGGCTGAAGGGGGCGCGCCCTATCGCGAACTGACCGTGCATTTCCGCGAGAGCGGCGCCGAGCCGCGCAGCATGGACGTGGTGCTGCGCGCCTATGACGATGGGGTGGCGTTCCGCACCGTGCTGCCGGTGCAGCCGCGCACGGCGGCGACGCTGGTGCGCGACGAGCTGACCGAGTTCCGCTTTGCGCAGGCGTACGAATGCTGGGGCTTCAACACCGGGAGCTTCGGCCGCAGTCATGAGGGCGAGTTCGATCCGATCGATACCACCCGCACGCACGAACACAATCTGTTCGACGTGCCGTTCCTGTGCCGCACGGACCGCGCCGCTTTCGCCTTGGCGGAGGCGGATCTCACCGATTTTGCCGGCATGTACCTGACCGGGCGCGGCGATGGCGGGCTGGGCCTCAGGGCCAAGCTGTCACCATCCCTGGACGATCCACGTGTGGCCGTGCGTACGCGCGTCGGCAGCCCGGTCGCGACGCCGTGGCGGGTGGTGATGCTGGGCGATCATGCGGGCGAGTTGCTGGATTCTACGCTGCTGACCGATCTCGCCGAACCGTCGCGGCTCGCCGACACCGGCTGGATCAAACCCGGCCTGTCCGCATGGGACTGGTGGAACGGTCCCAGCCTCGCCGCGGTGCCGCAGGCCGGTATCAACACCGCGACGGCCAAGGCGTTTATCGACTTTGCCGCCGCCAATGGCCTTCCATACATGATGGTGGACGAAGGGTGGTATGCCGGTGCCGGCGGGGCAGGCGTCGTGCGCCCCGGCGCGGACGTGACCCGCACGGCGCCCGGCTTCGACCTGGCCGAAGTAGTGCGTTACGGGCGGGACCGCGGCGTCGGCATCTGGCTGTGGACCAACTGGCGCGCGCTGGACGCGCAGATGGAGGAGGCGCTCACCGTCTACGAACAGGCGGGCGTCGCCGGCATCAAGGTCGATTTCATGGACCGGGACGACCAGTGGATGGTGAACTGGTACACGAAGCTGCTGTCCGCCGCCGCGCGGCATCGCCTGATGGTCAACCTGCACGGTGCCTTCGCCCCGCGCGGGCTGACGCGCACCTTCCCCAACTTCATGACGCAGGAAGGCGTGCTGGGCGCCGAATACAACAAGTGGACCGGGCGGATCACGGCGGAACACAATGTCATGCTCGCCTATACGCGCGGCATGCTGGGGCCGATGGACTACACCCCCGGCGGGTTCCGCAACACGGCGCCCGCCGACTTCACGGTGCAGAGCACGCTGCCCAACGTCCAGACAACGCGCGCGCACGGGCTGGCGATGTATGCGGTCTATCTCTCCCCAGTGGGCATGGTGTCGGACAGCCCCGACACCTACGCCGCCAGCCCCGCCGGGCTGGATTTCATCCGGCAGGTGCCGGCGAGCTGGGACGAGACGCGGTTCCTGGCGGGAGAGGTCGGCGAATGGATCGCGGTTGCCCGGCGCAAGGGTACTGACTGGTATGTGGGGGTGATGAACGGCCTGGAGGGCCGCACTGTGGAATTGCCGCTGGCGAAGCTCGGCCCCGCCTTCACAGTCGAACACTGGCTGGACGGCAGCGCGCCTGACGCGGTTGAGACAGGCAGCCGGCAGGTGCACACGCGCCGCCCGCTGCGCGTGAAGCTGGCGCCGTCCGGCGGGGCCGCGATGATCCTGCGGCCGGCGGCCGATTAG
- a CDS encoding DUF5597 domain-containing protein has product MRLGLSFLATLLLACAASVTAAQETEVPRIVTQDGRHALLVDGEPFLMLGAQMNNSSAWPAMMPKVWPVMDTLGVNTLEVPIAWEQIEPREGEFDFSYLDLLLAQARERNVRLVLLWFATWKNTNPQYSPAWVKLDNGRFPRMLAPDGTLHYALSPHGERTLEADARAFTAFIDHLRQVDPQNTVLMVQIQNEAGSYNLARDHSAEANRLFAGPVPDALVQRLGKQPGTWSDLFGRDAELFFHSWHVASYIDRIAAAGKAVKPIPMYVNAALPGSPFKWQDPNTYASGGPANTVIDVWKAAGPNIDLLAPDIYTTDPALYQGFLDAYNRADNPLMIPETGRTRDYARFFFAAVGDGAIGWAPFGLDHSRFRTSRPVTPLMDAEALAPFAANYALFRPIARLWARLAFEGKTWGFVEPTDPAANHAQAKQIGRYQVTASFGRGDFGNAPPTGNEYPSGGAAIGQIGPDEFLVTDFNTRIDFAMANPEEANLIFERVEQGHYDDAGNWVFERVVNGDQVDWGLNFSTAAQLLRVKIATYPKR; this is encoded by the coding sequence ATGCGCCTCGGCCTTTCCTTCCTGGCCACGCTGCTGCTGGCCTGCGCGGCGTCGGTCACCGCCGCGCAAGAGACGGAGGTGCCGCGCATCGTGACGCAGGATGGCCGGCATGCGCTGCTGGTCGATGGCGAGCCGTTCCTGATGCTGGGCGCGCAGATGAACAATTCCAGCGCCTGGCCCGCCATGATGCCCAAGGTATGGCCGGTCATGGACACGCTGGGCGTCAACACGCTGGAGGTGCCGATCGCCTGGGAGCAGATCGAGCCGCGCGAGGGGGAGTTCGACTTCAGCTATCTCGACCTGCTGCTAGCGCAGGCGCGCGAACGCAACGTGCGGCTGGTGCTGCTGTGGTTCGCCACCTGGAAGAACACCAACCCGCAATATTCGCCCGCCTGGGTGAAGCTGGACAATGGCCGTTTCCCGCGCATGTTGGCGCCCGACGGCACGCTGCATTACGCGTTGTCGCCCCATGGCGAACGCACGTTGGAGGCGGATGCGCGCGCGTTCACTGCCTTCATCGACCATCTGCGGCAGGTGGACCCGCAAAATACCGTGCTGATGGTGCAGATCCAGAACGAGGCGGGATCGTACAATCTGGCACGCGACCATTCGGCGGAGGCGAACCGCCTGTTTGCAGGCCCTGTGCCCGATGCGCTGGTGCAGCGCCTGGGCAAGCAGCCGGGCACCTGGTCCGACCTGTTCGGCCGCGATGCGGAGCTGTTCTTTCATTCATGGCACGTCGCCAGTTACATCGACCGGATCGCCGCCGCGGGGAAGGCGGTAAAGCCCATTCCCATGTATGTGAACGCGGCGCTTCCCGGCAGCCCGTTCAAGTGGCAGGACCCCAACACCTATGCCAGCGGCGGTCCGGCGAACACGGTGATCGACGTGTGGAAGGCGGCGGGCCCCAACATCGACCTGCTGGCGCCCGACATCTACACCACTGATCCGGCGCTCTATCAGGGGTTCCTGGACGCCTATAACCGGGCGGACAATCCGCTGATGATCCCCGAGACGGGCCGCACGCGCGATTATGCGCGGTTCTTCTTCGCGGCGGTGGGCGACGGGGCGATCGGCTGGGCGCCGTTCGGCCTCGATCACAGCCGCTTCCGCACCAGCCGCCCGGTGACCCCGCTGATGGATGCGGAGGCGCTGGCCCCGTTCGCGGCCAATTACGCGCTGTTCCGCCCGATCGCGCGGTTGTGGGCGCGGCTCGCCTTCGAAGGGAAGACCTGGGGCTTCGTGGAGCCGACCGACCCCGCTGCCAACCACGCGCAGGCGAAGCAGATCGGCCGCTATCAGGTGACCGCCTCCTTCGGGCGGGGAGATTTCGGCAATGCTCCGCCAACCGGCAACGAGTATCCGTCCGGCGGGGCGGCGATCGGGCAGATCGGGCCGGACGAGTTCCTGGTGACCGACTTCAACACCCGAATCGACTTCGCCATGGCCAACCCTGAAGAAGCGAACCTGATCTTCGAACGGGTCGAGCAGGGCCATTATGACGATGCCGGCAATTGGGTGTTCGAGCGGGTGGTGAACGGCGATCAAGTCGATTGGGGGCTGAATTTCAGCACCGCGGCGCAATTGCTGCGGGTGAAGATCGCCACCTATCCCAAGCGCTGA
- a CDS encoding ROK family protein, protein MHQPLSHAGPLALGIDFGGTKIEANVLDAAGGVLWRRRDLNPGSYDAALAVIGQLVMAAEQAVGARCTIGIGAPGSPSPQTGLMRNANSVYLNGRAFAADLERALGRPVRLANDANCLAVSEAADGAAADAASVFAVIIGTGLGGGLVVGGAGVLGAHGIAGEIGHLPLPWQTGAELDAPACWCGLTGCCETWVSGTGFARAFHAANGYALSAPEIVAGARDGDPAAMIALDAYINRLGRVLALIVNLLDPAVIVLGGGMSKVDELYPALPAIVHRYAFSDLWDGSIVPARWGDASGVRGAARLWAGAAMAGSGVGS, encoded by the coding sequence GTGCACCAGCCTTTATCTCATGCCGGGCCGTTGGCGCTGGGCATCGACTTCGGCGGTACGAAGATCGAGGCTAATGTGCTCGATGCCGCTGGCGGCGTGCTGTGGCGTCGGCGCGATCTCAATCCGGGCAGCTACGACGCGGCGCTAGCCGTTATCGGCCAGCTGGTGATGGCGGCGGAGCAGGCGGTGGGTGCGCGCTGCACGATCGGCATCGGTGCGCCGGGGTCTCCTTCGCCGCAAACTGGGCTGATGCGCAACGCGAACTCCGTGTACCTAAACGGCCGGGCCTTCGCCGCCGATCTGGAACGGGCGCTGGGCCGGCCGGTCCGGCTGGCGAACGATGCCAATTGCCTCGCCGTTTCGGAAGCGGCCGATGGTGCGGCGGCGGACGCGGCGTCTGTCTTCGCGGTTATCATAGGGACGGGTCTCGGCGGTGGGCTGGTGGTCGGCGGCGCGGGCGTCTTGGGGGCGCACGGCATCGCCGGGGAGATCGGCCACCTGCCACTGCCCTGGCAGACCGGCGCGGAACTGGATGCGCCCGCCTGCTGGTGCGGCCTGACCGGCTGTTGCGAGACCTGGGTATCGGGCACCGGCTTCGCCCGTGCCTTCCACGCGGCGAACGGCTACGCCCTGTCCGCGCCGGAGATCGTCGCCGGTGCGCGCGACGGCGATCCCGCTGCCATGATTGCGCTCGACGCCTATATCAACCGGCTGGGGCGGGTGCTGGCGCTGATCGTCAACCTGCTGGATCCGGCGGTGATCGTGCTGGGGGGCGGCATGTCCAAGGTGGACGAACTCTACCCCGCGCTTCCCGCGATCGTGCATCGATACGCCTTTTCCGATCTGTGGGACGGCAGCATCGTGCCCGCGCGCTGGGGCGATGCATCGGGCGTACGCGGCGCGGCGCGGTTATGGGCAGGGGCGGCCATGGCGGGTTCGGGCGTCGGGTCATGA